A stretch of DNA from Longimicrobium sp.:
GACGGAGGTCAGCCGTGCGCTCACCTATACCACCTCCCTCCAGCAGGTGACCCGCCTGACGGTGGAGCGCGGCGCCGACCTGATCGACGCCGCCTGCGCCGTGCTGATGCTTCCGGACGCGGACGGCGTGCTGCAGGTGCGCTCGTCCTGCGGCTTGGCCGACGAAGACGCGGCGCGCCTGCACGCGCCGCTGACGGACGACGGGGTCGGGCGGCTGCAGGAGCTGCTGGGCGTGCCGGACGACCGCTTCGTGGCCGTGCCGCTGGTGGTGGGCGGGGCGGTGACGGGGCTGCTGGCGGCCGCCACGCGGCAGGCGTCTACTTCCACCGACGAGACGCTGCTCTCCGCGCTGGCCGACCAGGCGGCCCTCGCGCTGGAGAACGCGCGTCTCGGCGGCGAGGTGCGCGAGGAGATGGAGGACCGCCTGCGCGCCAGCGAGGGCGCCACGGACGCCCAGGAGCGCGCGCTCTCGACGCTGGCGCACGACATCCGCACGCCGCTGGGGGCCATCGACGGGTACTGCGAGAACCTGGAGATCGGCGTCTATGGCCCCGTCACCGACCGGCAGCGCGAGGCCCTGGGCCGGGTTCGCATGAGCGGACGGCACCTGCTGTCGCTGCTGGACAACGTGATGGAGATGGCCCGCCTGAACGCGGGGGTGCTGCGCGTGGGCGCCGAGCCGGTGGAGCTGGCCGACGTGGGGCGCGAGGCGGTGCACATGCTGCTCCCCGCCGCGCAGGCCAAGCTGGTGGCGCTGGAGGCGGGCGCGATGGAGGAGGTCACGGTGACGGCGGACCACGCGCGGGTGCGGCAGGTGCTGGTGAACCTGGTGGGCAACGCCGTGAAGTTCACGCCCACGGACGGCTCGGTGACGGTGAGCACGTCCGTCGTCTCGCGCGAAGGAAGCGCGTGGGGGGAGATCCGCGTCACCGACACGGGCCCGGGGATCGCCCCCGCGGAGCAGGCGGCGATCTTCGAGCCGTACTACCGCAGCGAGGATACGGCGCAGCTGCCCGGCGTGGGGCTGGGGCTGGCGATCTCGCAGGCGCTGGTGCGGCAGATGGAGGGCGAGCTGGCGCTGGAAAGTGAGCCGGGCGTGGGGTCCACGTTCATCGTCCGCTTTCCGGCGCTTCCCCTTCCCTGACGGGGGGCA
This window harbors:
- a CDS encoding HAMP domain-containing sensor histidine kinase, translating into MTVPSSGDPHLAQLRKLTEVSRALTYTTSLQQVTRLTVERGADLIDAACAVLMLPDADGVLQVRSSCGLADEDAARLHAPLTDDGVGRLQELLGVPDDRFVAVPLVVGGAVTGLLAAATRQASTSTDETLLSALADQAALALENARLGGEVREEMEDRLRASEGATDAQERALSTLAHDIRTPLGAIDGYCENLEIGVYGPVTDRQREALGRVRMSGRHLLSLLDNVMEMARLNAGVLRVGAEPVELADVGREAVHMLLPAAQAKLVALEAGAMEEVTVTADHARVRQVLVNLVGNAVKFTPTDGSVTVSTSVVSREGSAWGEIRVTDTGPGIAPAEQAAIFEPYYRSEDTAQLPGVGLGLAISQALVRQMEGELALESEPGVGSTFIVRFPALPLP